One Paraburkholderia caballeronis genomic window, ACATTGCAGTTGCACGGACTCGCGCGGCTGCGCGCGGACGCGCTCGCCGCGCGTCTGTCCGGCAGCGACGGCCGGGTCGGCGCGGCGGCCGAGGTTGCCGACTATCTGCTGCTCCAGGTGCTGAACCGTTACGAGCCGCTGCTCGACCACCTGTGCCAGATCGGCGAGACCGCGCCGGTCGATCTGTATCGCGAGTTCGCGATGCTGGCCGGCGAGCTGTCGACGTTCGTGCGGCCGCAGACGCGCCGGCCGATCGCCGCGCCCGGCTACGACCACGCGCGGTTGTACGACAGCATCAAGCCGCTCGTCGACGAGATCCATTACCTGCTGAACCAGGTGCTGATACGCGGCGCGCAGCCGATTCCGCTTACCGAGCAGGCGCACGGCATCCGCACCGCGAGCATGCTGCCGGCCGAACTCGCCGCGTATTCGAGCCTCGTGCTCGCGGTCGGCGCGCAGATGTCGCCGGAGGTGCTGCAACAGCAGTTCGCCGCGCAGACGAAGATCAGCCAGCCGCAGCGGCTGCCCGAACTGATCCGCTCGCACCTGCCCGGCCTCACGATGGTGCCGCTGCCGGTGCCGCCGCGGCAGATTCCGTTCAATTCCGGTTTCATCTATTTCGAGCTGTCGCGCAGCGGTCCGTTCTGGGAGCAGATTGCGCGGCAGGGCGGCCTCGCGATGCACATCGCCGGCCATTTCCCTGAACTGAAGCTCGAACTGTGGGGCGTGCGCCAGAAATGAACCATTCTCACGGCGACAACGCATTCGATTTTCTATCGGATTCCGATGGGCCGGGCGGCGGCGCCGTCGCCGCGCCGCGCTCGGGGCGCATGCAG contains:
- the tssK gene encoding type VI secretion system baseplate subunit TssK; protein product: MSWYNKVVWSEGLFLRPQLFQQQERYLEYFAHKRSAVLSPFFWGFSHYEIDRESLAFGKLVFKSGAGIFPDGTPFDVPGHTPPPQPLTIAPEHQNQVIYVAVPLRLPNTEETTFAERNGSLARYLSFDDELRDSNAIGQGPKPVQLANLRLRLLPEKELTQSWIGVALTRVKSLHADGAVSLHTDDHIPPVTGYGANPLLRDWTLQLHGLARLRADALAARLSGSDGRVGAAAEVADYLLLQVLNRYEPLLDHLCQIGETAPVDLYREFAMLAGELSTFVRPQTRRPIAAPGYDHARLYDSIKPLVDEIHYLLNQVLIRGAQPIPLTEQAHGIRTASMLPAELAAYSSLVLAVGAQMSPEVLQQQFAAQTKISQPQRLPELIRSHLPGLTMVPLPVPPRQIPFNSGFIYFELSRSGPFWEQIARQGGLAMHIAGHFPELKLELWGVRQK